One Chlorobaculum limnaeum genomic window carries:
- a CDS encoding SDR family oxidoreductase, whose protein sequence is MRKKIVVTGGTGFIGSRLVHRLAAQGEDVHALVRASSDLASLAECRDKITLAYGDVTDPSSLFSAIEGADEVYHCAGITYMGDRKNPLLQRINVDGTQNVLDACRRAKVRRVVHVSSITAVGISGPNRKFDEESRWNFDMIDLEYARTKHAAEKIVAAEVKKGLDVVIVVPAFVFGAGDINFNAGRIIKDVYKRKMPFYPTGGICVVDVEIVVDCLIAAMKKGRTGERYIVGGDNVSFKELAQTIMRVTGVHQRSFPLPIWGAHVISFVLGFSRFSKERHKISKLFNMTMFTVASKFLYFDSSKAQRELGMRYEPFEKSIRRTFEWYRERRMLN, encoded by the coding sequence GTGAGAAAGAAAATAGTCGTCACCGGAGGCACCGGCTTCATCGGATCCCGTCTTGTCCACAGGCTGGCCGCTCAGGGCGAAGATGTTCATGCGCTCGTGAGAGCCAGTTCCGACCTGGCCTCTCTCGCAGAGTGCCGTGACAAAATCACTCTGGCTTACGGCGACGTGACCGATCCCTCGTCGCTTTTCAGCGCGATCGAGGGCGCTGACGAGGTCTATCACTGCGCCGGCATCACCTACATGGGCGACCGCAAGAATCCGCTGCTTCAGCGAATCAATGTCGATGGCACGCAGAACGTCCTCGACGCCTGCCGCCGGGCGAAGGTGCGCCGGGTGGTGCATGTGAGTTCGATTACGGCGGTCGGCATCAGCGGCCCGAACCGCAAGTTCGACGAGGAGAGCCGCTGGAACTTCGACATGATCGATCTTGAGTATGCCCGCACCAAGCACGCCGCCGAGAAGATCGTGGCGGCGGAGGTCAAAAAGGGGCTGGATGTCGTGATCGTGGTTCCGGCGTTCGTGTTCGGCGCGGGAGACATCAACTTCAACGCCGGGCGCATCATCAAGGATGTCTACAAGCGCAAGATGCCGTTCTATCCCACCGGCGGAATCTGCGTGGTGGATGTGGAGATCGTGGTCGATTGCCTCATCGCCGCCATGAAGAAAGGACGCACGGGCGAGCGCTATATCGTCGGCGGCGACAACGTTTCGTTCAAAGAGCTTGCCCAGACGATCATGCGGGTCACCGGCGTGCATCAGCGCTCCTTTCCGCTGCCGATTTGGGGGGCGCACGTGATCAGTTTCGTGCTCGGATTCAGCAGATTCAGCAAAGAGCGGCACAAGATTTCAAAGCTCTTCAACATGACCATGTTCACGGTGGCGTCGAAGTTTCTCTATTTCGATTCATCGAAAGCCCAGCGAGAACTCGGCATGCGCTACGAGCCGTTCGAAAAGAGCATCCGCCGGACGTTCGAATGGTATCGAGAGCGCCGGATGCTGAACTGA